The following proteins are co-located in the Gossypium hirsutum isolate 1008001.06 chromosome A02, Gossypium_hirsutum_v2.1, whole genome shotgun sequence genome:
- the LOC107933210 gene encoding major strawberry allergen Fra a 1.05-like produces the protein MSIFSYEFEVITVIPPAKMFKACILDGENLIPKAMMSLVASRRLPLNKEASHYMVEKVEALDKDKLVYSYSVIEGSVFINKMEKIAYETKLEPSSAGGSISKISCKYYTIGDFEITEGLKAGKEKALQILKAVDAYVLANPRH, from the exons ATGAGCATTTTCTCTTATGAATTTGAGGTTATTACAGTAATCCCACCAGCAAAGATGTTTAAGGCTTGCATCCTTGATGGAGAGAACCTTATTCCTAAG GCAATGATGAGCCTGGTAGCATCAAGAAGATTACCTTTGAATAAG GAAGCCAGTCATTATATGGTGGAAAAGGTGGAAGCATTGGACAAAGATAAACTTGTGTACAGCTACAGTGTGATTGAAGGGAGTGTTTTTATCAATAAAATGGAGAAAATCGCATATGAAACCAAGTTGGAGCCATCATCGGCAGGTGGATCCATTTCTAAGATCAGCTGTAAGTATTACACCATTGGTGATTTTGAGATCACAGAAGGACTCAAGGCTGGCAAAGAAAAAGCCTTGCAAATACTCAAGGCTGTTGACGCTTATGTCCTTGCAAATCCCCGCCACTAA
- the LOC107933229 gene encoding major allergen Pru ar 1 — MGVFTYESEVITAIPPAKMFKACILDGDNLIPKILPQAFKSIEYIEGNSEPGSIKKVTFGEGSQFKYMKQKVKAVDKENFVYIYSVIEGDALMNKLEKITYETKLEASPDGGSVCKTTSKYHTIGDFELKEEGIKVGKEKALGIFKAIEAYLLANPDAH, encoded by the exons ATGGGAGTTTTCACTTATGAATCTGAGGTTATTACAGCAATCCCACCAGCCAAGATGTTTAAGGCTTGCATCCTTGATGGTGACAATCTCATTCCCAAGATTCTTCCCCAAGCTTTTAAGAGCATTGAGTACATTGAAGGCAATAGTGAGCCTGGTAGCATCAAGAAGGTCACCTTTGGAGAAG GAAGCCAATTCAAATACATGAAGCAGAAGGTTAAAGCAGTAGACAAAGAAAATTTTGTGTACATTTACAGTGTGATTGAAGGCGATGCGTTGATGAACAAGCTTGAAAAAATCACTTACGAGACAAAGCTAGAAGCATCTCCAGATGGGGGATCCGTATGTAAGACTACTAGTAAGTATCACACCATTGGTGACTTTGAGCTCAAGGAAGAGGGAATCAAGGTTGGCAAAGAAAAGGCCTTGGGAATATTCAAGGCCATTGAAGCTTACCTACTGGCGAATCCCGATGCCCACTAA